A genomic region of Bubalus kerabau isolate K-KA32 ecotype Philippines breed swamp buffalo chromosome 10, PCC_UOA_SB_1v2, whole genome shotgun sequence contains the following coding sequences:
- the LOC129620435 gene encoding olfactory receptor 49-like, giving the protein MLHIADWASPAEARGATGNHTTVTEFILLGLSEACELQMLLFLGLLLTYLLTLLRNLLIMVLTLMDRCLHTPMYYFLHNFAVLEIWFTSVIFPKMLTNILTGNRTISLEGCFLQCFLYFFLGTTEFFLLAVMSFDRYVAICNPLRYVTTMSKRVCVQLVLSSWITGFLLNIIPGFLTFQQPFCGPNIIDHFFCDSFPLLELICADTSLIGLLGFILANVSLLGTLSVTATCYGRSLHTILCLPAAKERQKAFSTCSSHITVVSLFYGSCIFMYVRSGKGGQGEDRNKVVALLNTVVTPVLNPFIYTLRTNR; this is encoded by the coding sequence ATGCTGCACATCGCTGATTGGGCATCCCCagcagaggccagaggagccACGGGGAACCACACCACTGTCACCGAGTTCATCCTGCTGGGGCTCTCAGAGGCCTGTGAGCTGCAGATGCTCCTCTTCCTGGGGCTCCTCCTGACCTACCTGCTCACTCTACTGAGGAACCTCCTCATCATGGTCCTCACCCTCATGGACAGgtgcctccacacccccatgtactactTCCTCCACAACTTTGCTGTCCTAGAGATCTGGTTCACCTCGGTCATCTTCCCCAAGATGCTGACCAACATCCTGACTGGAAACAGGACCATCTCCCTGGAAGGCTGTTTCCTACagtgtttcctctatttcttcctggGCACCACAGAGTTCTTCCTACTGGCAGTGATGTCCTTTGACAGGTATGTGGCCATATGTAACCCCTTGCGTTATGTCACCACCATGAGCAAAAGGGTCTGTGTCCAGCTAGTTCTTTCTTCATGGATCACAGGGTTCCTTCTCAACATCATTCCAGGTTTCCTCACATTTCAGCAGCCGTTCTGTGGTCCCAATATCATTGATCATTTTTTCTGTGACAGCTTTCCACTCCTGGAACTCATATGTGCAGACACAAGTCTGATCGGGCTTCTGGGTTTCATCCTGGCCAATGTCAGCCTCCTGGGCACTCTGTCCGTGACGGCTACCTGCTATGGCCGCAGTCTCCACACCATACTGTGCCTTCCCGCAGCCAAGGAGAGGCAGAAAGCCTTCTCAACCTGTTCCTCCCACATCACTGTTGTCTCTCTCTTCTATGGCAGCTGCATCTTCATGTATGTCCGGTCGGGCAAGGGCGGCCAGGGGGAGGACAGGAACAAGGTGGTGGCTTTGCTCAACACCGTGGTGACCCCAGTGCTCAATCCCTTCATCTACACCCTGAGGACAAACCGGTGA